The Paenibacillus sp. BIC5C1 DNA segment TTTATATTAGTTGCATATTCCTCAATCAAAGGAGAGATTTTGATGTCGGTGAGCGTTCTTAACTAACAAGTTTCATATTCAGGAGTTTGGCCTTCGATTCACTTGTGCCTTGTGGCATACGTGTATTTCATGATGCGCCATTACCCTGTACTTAGTTAAGAACAGCGGATATCATAAATCGCCTCCGGGATTGTACTTGTCCGGGTCTATTTCCGCGCTGTGTTCAGCGTGGATTTTTTTTGTATAGACCTATAACGGGCCTTACTTTCCCTTACGTTAAGGGCGGAGAATGACGTTTGTTCATTCTCCGCCCTTTTTGCGTTTTCCGGGAATATGTTCCATCGCTTTAACCGAAATTCCATTTTATATCCAAGGAGAGATCAAGCATGAATGAAAAAACTTTAACCAGTCTGGGTTATCCCCAAATTCAAAAAAATGTTGCCGCCTGTGCCCTATCCTATTTGGGCAAACGTTATGCAAGAGACATGAAGCCAATGGTAGACGCTCCTCTGATCCAAATGCGTCTGGAAGAGACCGCTGAAGCCGCTGCTTTGATTCGTAACGGCGCCAGTGTGCCCATTCCTTCACTGGATGGCATGGAGACCATCATGGATCTGCTGGGCACCGGTTATTTATTCACGGAACGTGATTTCAGCCATCTCGCCCAATTTCTTCGCAGCTGCGCGCAGCTTATGAAATACATGGAGGGCAAATCCGAAGTGGCCCCGACAGTTAGTCGCTACGCTTCATCCATGATATGGATGGAAGCCTTGCTGAGCGAGATTGAACGCTGCATCCATAGTGGACGCATTCAGGATCAGGCGAGCAAGGAACTGATACGTATTCGTAAAAAAATGACTGTGAATGAGGAACGCATGAAGCGCAAGCTGGATTCTCTTATAAGCAAACACCGCTCCATCATGCAGGAAAATGTGATCAGTCAACGTGGCGGAAGAACTGTCCTGCCCATCAAGAAAGAATTCCGCAAACATGTTAAAGGCAGTGTGCTGGATGAATCGGGAAGTGGCCAAACCGTATATATTGAGCCTGCTGAATTAGTAGGTCTGCAAATGGAGCTGGCTTCACTCCAAGCCGAGGAATCACGGGAGGAGATGAAAATCCTCGGTGACTTAACCTCCCTTGCAGAGTCTTATAACCGAGAAATCTCACTAAACACCGAAACGGTAGGAATTCTGGATTTCCTGTTCGCCAAAGCGAAATATGCAGCCACCATGGACGGACGGACTGTACGTGTCAATGCCAATGGACGGGTTCTGCTTCATCATGCCCGCCATCCGTTTATGGGTTCATCCATGGTTCCGCTTGATTTTGCAATTGGTCAGACGTATTCCTCACTAATCATTACAGGGCCGAATACGGGTGGCAAAACGGTTGCACTCAAAACATTGGGTCTGCTCACCTTGATGATGCAATCCGGTCTGCTTGTGCCTGTCGCTGAAGATGGCGAGATGGCCGTATATCATGAAGTCGCTGTGGATATCGGTGATGGACAGAGCCTGGAGCAAGCACTCAGTACCTTTTCTGCACATATTCGTAACATGATTGGCATCCTGGAGCAAGCCAATTCATCGACACTTGTGCTTATTGACGAGATGGCCTCCGGTACCGATCCCGGTGAGGGAGTGGGGCTCTCCATCGCCATGCTGGAGGAGCTGCACAGCCGCGGAGCTACCGTTATCGCCACAACCCATTTTGGGGAAATCAAACATTTTGCAGCAGGTACGCCTGGATTTGAGAATGCCCGAATGGAATTCGATACGGTCTCTCTTCAACCTCTTTATCGATTGCGGATCGGAGAAGCCGGGGATAGTTATGCCTATTCCATCGCACTGAAATTGGGTATGCCACAGCGTATTATTGAGCGCTCCAAACTCATTTCAGATCAGGGTGTCCCGCAAAGTGTCTCTTCCAGCTTCACTCCATCCGTGCCTAACGTAAATTCGTCGTCAACGCAAATAAACAGCACGGCGGAACATGAACACTTGAATAAAACAAAGAACAAGATGAAACCTGTCAGCCCGTCCGTACAAACCGGAACAAGAAAGCACTCTGCTGATCGGTCTGAATCAGTAGAACCCACCACCCCTGCCAAAGTATTCCGAAAAGGGGATCGCGTCTATGCAGCTTATCTGAACCAATCAGGCATCGTATGTGATGTGGAGGACAGTCGCGGAAATATCGGAGTCATGCTGCGTGGACGCAAAGTCAAAATTCACAAGAAGCGTCTAACTCTGCACATCTCCGCAGATGAACTGTATCCGGGTGACTATGATCTCGACATTGTGCTGGAGACCAAAGAGAACCGCAAAAAACGCAAACTGATGAATCGCAAGCATGTGGAAGGACTGAAGATTGAATTGCCCCCTGAAGAATAACCACAGGATTGATATAATAGGTTGAGTTGCTATACTTTAATAAACCTTATCGATCGTTCGTGGTTAGAAATTCATTGGGGAAGGAAGACTCATATGTCTGTTGAGCAGGATACAAAGAAAGTCACTCCAGAAGTTCTCATATGTCCTTTGTGCGGGGAGCCCAATGGCTGCTCCTATGCCGCTGGCCGTCCTCATTCAGAATGCTGGTGTAACCGGGCTGTGTTCCCAGAAGGGGTATTTGACCCCATTCCGGCAGAACAGCGAAGGAAGTCTTGCATCTGTGAGGCGTGTCTGGATACGTATAAAAAGAAGACAGATCAAAATAAAGAGCCCCACAGTTAACCCTGTGAGGCTCTTCTTCTATCGATATGATTTTGTATTGAAATACAGACCGTTACTTCTGCATTTGTTGATAATGCGCTACAGCCTGCTTCAATACAGGATGACTCTCATCCATGGACGTATACTGGCTGAGTGCTGCTTCAATTCCTTTTTGCTTGATCGTAGTCTGGAGTTCTACGGCTTCCGGGTCTTCGGAAATGTCAAACTTGCAGGCAGCGGCCATACCCATTGCCAAATGTGTTGTCTCCGTTCCGTACTCGTAAGCCTGGAGAGCCGGGCGAACCAGACGGTCATTCGGGGATAGTTTCCGCAGTGGAGAACGTCCTACACGAGTTACCTCATCTGTCAGATGTGGGTTAACGAACCGTTCCAATATTTTGGCAATGTACAACTGATGATCGTCGGCATTGAATCCAAAACGCTTCACCAGAACTGCTCCGGTTTCCTGCAAGGCACCATATACGATGGATTTGACTTTTTCATCAGCAATAGCCTTCTGAATTGTATCAAACCCGTTCACATATCCAATATAAGCGGCAATACAGTGTCCGGTATTTACGGTAAACAGCTTCCGTTCGATATAAGGCTCCAGATCATCAACATACATTACACCCTCAACCGGTTTGAACGCAGGAGCCATCTGTGAACGGTCCACAACCCATTCATAGAAAGGCTCTACCTGTACATGCAATGGATCTTCATGATGCTGAATCGGCACAATCCGATCCACGGCAGAGTCCGGGAAATACACATACTGATCCGCAAGCAGGCGAGTACGTTCATCAAGCAGACCATATACATGTTCTTTTAACTGAGTGCTGGCACCAATTGCATTTTCACAAGCAATAATGTGAAGGGGCTGGAAGACATCACCTGTTCCAAGTCTGGATGTAAGTCCTTTGGCAATACCCGGAGCAATATGTTTCAGAATGTTCACACCCACTGCGGTTGTGATCAGTTCAGCTTCTGCAACGTTCTGAGCAACAGTATCCAGATTGGTTCCATCGATTGCACTCACACCGGTAACTGTCTCCAGGTCCTTGGCCTCGTTAGCCAGTTCAACCTTGTATTCTCCACGCTGCTCCAGAGCCTTAACCAGCTCCTGGTTAACGTCCGAGAAAACGACATTGTAGCCTGCACGGGACAAAATCAAACCGATAAAGCCACGTCCAATATTACCTGCTCCAAAGTGAAGGGCCTTCATAGTTCCATTTCACTTTCCAAAATAGTGATGACTTCTTCAGCGGTTTGAGCATGACGCAAAGCTTCCATGTTCTCTTCCTCGGCGCAGATGACTGCGATGCTGGTGAGGATCTCCATATGTTCTCCGCCCTGAGCAGCGATACCAATGACCATATACGCCTTCTCTTCGCCAAAATCAACACCTTGCGGGAACTGAATGACCGATATACCTGTGGACAAAATGAATGATTTGGATTCCTTCGTGCCGTGTGGAATCGCAAGTCCGTTGCCGACATACGTGGAAACAATCTCTTCACGCTCCAGCATTTTGTCAATGTATTCAGCAGTGATATGTCCCGCGTCTTTCAAAATTTGACCTGCCATACGAATCGCTTCGTATTTGTCCTGAGCCGTTGCATTCATGATGACTTTATCTTTAGTTAACACACTCATGTTTAAATACCTCCAATTTCGGTTTTACTGCGGTAAAATCCCGCAAGTTCTTGGGACAAGTAATGAATAAGATCATCCCGGTTGCCTTTTTCAAGTAATGTGATCATTTCTTCTTGCAACAATAGTGCACTGATCTCACTCAGTACCTCCAAACTTTCCTTCGATAACTGTCTAGGTCCTAGCATCAAGAGCACATGGCTGACACCTGTCGGGTCTTCCGGCGTACGCAGAAGCGGCTCTGTCAACTGGAACAACGTGATTGAAGGACTGTGAATGCCATCACTGCGTGTATGAAACAGAGCGAGGGAAGTCCCGGGAATTTTCTGACTTCCAACCGCTTCACGCTCCTCCAGCAGCCTGGCAATCTCTTTAGGATTATTTAACACACCCGATTGATGTAAAACACTGCACATCGCATAGGCCGTTTCCAAAAATCCGATCTCCCGATTATCCAGCGGGAACACCTGAAACTTGCCGATAATCTGTACGATTTCAATCAGGGTAGCTTCCAGTCCAACCGGATCGGAAATTCGTCCTGTTGTCCTTGAATCTGCCTCAGTTGGGGGACTATGTTCCCGCTGAAGCGTGGTTGTCCTGATGAAGTGCCTTAAACGTTCGCTTTCTTCTGCCGTCAGCAGTGGGCTCACCTTGTAGTATTGATGTTTATCCATTGGCAGATCCACAGTAGAGAGAACCAGATCATATTCCGCCTTCGGTATACGTGCGGCTTCATACCAGGACACACTGTCCACAATCCGAATCTCGGGAATTTCCTTGGACAGACGGCTCGATAACATCCGTGAAGATCCGATCCCACTCGTACAGACGACGACAGCCCTGATTTCACGTTTCAGCACCCGCAGTCGTTCAATGGAAGCACCGAAGTGCATCACCAAAAATCCGATCTCCTCATCCGGAACATCCGTATTGGGCCAAGCCTCTCGAACTGCTTGCTTTACATCCTCAAAGAGTGATTCATAATCCTTGCGGATCTGTTGAAGCAGCGGATTACGGATGAGCTGCCGCTCATCCATTCGTTCCAGTACTGGCTCCATATGGGCAATCAGACCTTCACGGAGCAGACGATCCTCATGGAACGAATAATGAGTTTTCTGCTGCATCCGATCTGTGAGGGAACGAACCATGTCAAGTAAGACCAGATCGTCTACGGGCAGCAGACGCGAGGAATGAATCGAGTGCTCGATTTCAATCAGCAGCCTGTGAAAATAAGCCTGCTCCTCGCTCACAAACTCCAGTCCAAGCTGGGCAGATAGAACACCGCACAAACGGGAGGCTAAATATTCCGGTACTTTCCGCTCGTCTTGCAAAGGCATTCCAACGTCTTTTTTGTCCTGTTGAGTGCACCGACCTATGCCAAAGCCTTTGCGAATCCGCACAACGGCTACAGATAATTGAATCAGCAGCTTCATGTATTGACGCTCCGGTATATTTTCCAACCACTCAATATCCGGCTGCCATAATGCATTTTCGATCGTAAGTACATCCTCATGCCCTATCATTTCCAGAAGCTTGCTGCTTACTTTGGAAACTCCTTGGTCCGCTTGTCTACCGAACAAATCGGATTCATCCAGATATTCAAGAGCGAGCGCGGAAATAGCCATGCGATGAGCCAGCTCGCTTCCGTTGATCTTGACCCCATATCCGCGCCTGCGAACCAACTTCAATCCTGCCAGATGAATGCGTGGCTCCAGATCGTCCAGATCATTGCTTGCCGTAGACACGGTAACCTTCAGATCTGAGGCTAACGCAAGCAGCTTCACAGGCTCGGATTCATTCAGCAAAATACAAAGCATGAAGAGTTTACGCTCTTCGGGCGTAAACTCCACATATTCGTTAAGCTCAAGTTGTTGACGCAATACGGCCAAATCATCGGAACCGGGATCAATTCGAACCCCGGTTCCTGATTTTTTTTCCAATCTCATGCCAAGGGGCTCAAGCCATTGTTCAATCATCTGCAACTCTCGATGTACGGTACGAGTGCTTACTTTGACCGCAACAGCTATATCGCCAGCAGTTACCTCATGAGGATGCTCCAGCAGGAACTCCACGATCTCACGCTGTCTCCTTGTAATATTACTCATCAGGAGTCGGATTTGAGGCGCTCCACCAGTGCCTCATATTCAGGACTCTTCAGGAAGTTATCGATGGAAATATGCTCTGCATTAGGAGCCACGGATTTGGCCCGGTCTGTCAATGTTTTCTGTGTGATGACGATGTCGGCATCTTGTGGAATCTCACTGATCGCCGTGTTGGTTACAGCGACATCCACACCGGCTGCCTTCATTTTCTTCCGCAGAATCGAGGCACCCATGGCACTCGAACCCATACCTGCATCACAGGAGAATACAATTTTATTGATATCCGTTTTCACTGCCGAAGAAGCAATATCGGCTGCACGGTCAGCTTCACGATTGTCTTTATCAACGGTGAGGTTGCCCGTTTTGCCCTGATTTTTCATATCTTTCATGCGGTTGGAAGCACTGTCCAGATCTTCGTCGTCCTTCTTTTTACCTGTTTTGAGCAGCACAGATGCTACGAGGAACGAGATGATCGCAGCTACGGCTACCCCTGCAAACATGCCAAGGTATCCACCCTTAGGTGTTAACAATGAGTAGGCAATGATACTTCCCGGTGACGGTGCGGATACCAAACCAGCTCCAGTCAGCATGAAGGTCAATGTACCTGCTACCCCACCAGCCATCGCAGCCAGAATCAGTATCGGTCTCATCAGAATGTAAGGGAAATAAATCTCGTGAATCCCGCCAAAGAAATGGATGATTACAGCACCTGGAGCGGAAGATTTGGCTGATCCGCGACCGAAGAAGCAGTATGCCAGCAAAATGCCGAGTCCAGGTCCTGGATTGGATTCAAGCATGAATAATACAGATTGGCCCAGTTCTCTTGCTTGATCCGTACCAATTGGTGTCAGAATCCCGTGGTTGATCGCATTGTTCAGGAATAATACTTTTCCTGGCTCAATGATCAGGTTGACCAGGGGAAGAAGACCAGCATTCATCAAAGCTTCTACCCCAGCTGATAACACCTTGCTAATCGCTTCAACGAAAGGCCCGATGCCTTTAAGGGCCAGAAGGGCCAAAATCCCACCAATAATTCCAGCGGAGAAGTTGTTAACCAGCATCTCAAACCCTGATTTGATTTTGCCATCGACAGCCTTGTCAAATTTCTTAATGACCCAGGCTCCCAACGGCCCGGCTATCATGGCGCCAAGAAACATTGGAATGTCACTGCCGACAATAACCCCGATGGTCATGATCGCACCGACTACACCACCACGTTGGCCGTGTACCATGGTACCGCCGGTGTAACCGATAAGCAAAGGCAGCAAATATTTGATCATTGGATCAACCAATAATGCAAAATCTGCGTTAGGGAACCATCCTTTTGGAATGAACAATGCCGTAATTAAACCCCAGGCGATAAATGCACCCATGTTCGGCATAACCATACCACTTAGGAAACGTCCAAACTTCTGAACGCCGACCCGTATTCCTCCGCTTTTTTCGGACTTTGCGTCCACTGAACTCATACTGAAAACCTCCTCAACATATTAAACCTTGATTCCACTGAATTTTGACAACGATGATCCAGACGAACGAAGGTACAAATCTGCAATAAATCTTAATTTACAACCATATCGTAAATGAAAACGGTATCTTCTACAACGAAATGAAAACCTACTTCCGTCATGAACGTTGATGACAAGATTTAAATTTAAAGGATTGTTCCATATTTAAACCTGTATATGGAACGAAACCTGTTATTCCCTTTCATGTATCATACCCACGAATTGCCCCATTTTAATGACAAATGCAAATGTAAATTTATTCTATTTTGTCAAGCCGGTTCTACCTCATTTAGAAATGATGATTAACATGTTAGATTGATATTTATTTCATCTAATTCGGCGAGTAACAACGAAAAAAAAGCGCAATTGCCTCATCCTGATTCAGATGAGGCAATTGCGCCTAAGTATCTCCGAATGAGTACTATCACCATTCGGGTCTATAATCAATTAATTCATTTTTATCAAGTAAAACGGACGTTTACATTAAGCTGAAACTTCGTATCTAGCCGAAATTTGCAGCTTTAATATTATTCCGTATGTTTACGATACGCATCCGCGTTCATCAATGTGGAAAGTGCTGCTGTCAAGTCGCCCTCAACACGAATCTCGATCATCCAGCCTTCCTCATATGGAGAGTTGTTAACCAGCTCCGGTGAATCCTGCAATGCGTCATTCACAGCAATAATCGTTCCACTGACAGGAGAAAACAAATCCGAAACGGTTTTGACGGATTCAATCGTTCCAATGCCCTCTTCCGCTTTTACATCCGATTCAAGGTCAGGCAATTCCACAAACACAATGTCACCCAGCTGATGCTGCGCGAACTCGGTAATACCAATACGTACGGTATCCTCCCCTACGGTTTGCACCCATTCGTGCTCTTCACTGTACAGGAAATCACTTTTCAATTCGCTCATCGATATCCGCCTCGCTTTTCATTAATGAGTGCATGCGTTTCTTTGACCTTAACCTTTTTCCCAGAACATAGCGTATGATATTTTCAATCCAAATGTCAAGATACCTCACAATTTATTTATTTTTCTTCCTTATATGCCTGTAACTCAAATGGACCCTCTCTACATATAATGGTGAATATTAGAAAAGTAAGCGCACTCTTTATAAATAGACGAACGTTATGAAGCGAACCAAAAATATCATTCGGATTTTTTATTGATTTCTATGATATCGTTCTTGACATCACTAGACGATTCAGGCTTTAATGAGAGTAGTAAATGTGTTTAATTGGTCTATGCAATACCCGCGGATGAATGTAAAGGGAGAGATTACCCTTGACACCGAATCAGGGTGTACATGCGGTAACGCCGAAGGAGTAAACCACCGACAAGCGGAGGTGAATCTCTCAGGCAAAAGGACTTTTACGGGACGCAACTCTGGAGAGCATCTAATCGCCGTGTGTGGGCGTTATGATCACCCAAGGGGAAACCTGCTGCATCATGCGGCGGGGTAACTCTCAGGTACCAAGGACAGAGCCTAAGAATACAGCGTGCTTCTGGCATGCCGATTCTTTGGCCTGTCCTTTTCCTTTTTCCCAAAAAACGAAAACAGGTTATAGAGCGGCGCTGCCTATAGCGTCCTTACCTTACTTTTATAATAAAATATGATGCCAGTTTCATTGATCCATGGTTATACACTCGGCCCATTGACGGCCCATGACGAGGTGATTGGATGTCCGATTTGCTTAGAACCCCACTCTTTCCACTCTATCAGCAATATGAAGGGGTACGATGTATTGATTTTGGTGGCTGGGAGCTCCCGGTACAATTCAGTGGAATTCAGAAAGAGCATGAAGCGGTGCGAGAACGTGCCGGATTATTTGATGTATCCCACATGGGCGAATTCACCGTCCAAGGTGAACACGCAGAAGCTTTTTTACAGCACATGACCACCAATGATGTAACAACACTCGTTCCCGGTCAGGCCCAATACACGTTAATGTGTTATCCGGATGGTGGTGTGGTCGATGATCTGCTGATCTATAAACTGAAAGACCAGCATTATATGCTGGTGGTTAACGCCTCCAACATCGACAAGGACTGGGCATGGCTGCAACAGCACATGACGCCAGGCGTAACGATGACCAATGATTCGGATCAAACGGCGCTGCTTGCTCTGCAAGGTCCGCTGGCAGTGGATATTCTCCGAACGGTGACAGACACCGATGTGTCATCGATTGAGCCTTTCCGCTTTGTGGCAAATGCGAAGGTATGCGGCGTTACATTGCTGTTATCCCGCACCGGATATACGGGTGAAGACGGCTTTGAGCTCTACGTTCCTGCGGATCAGGCTGCTGCAGTATGGAACGGATTAATGCAAGCGGGAGAAGGTCACGGACTCGTTCCGACAGGACTGGGTGCCCGGGATACGCTGCGCTTCGAAGCCAAGCTGCCCCTGTATGGACAGGAATTATCTGCAACCATCTCGCCGCTGGAGGCTGGCGTTGGCATGTTTGTGAAGTTAAATGCAGGACCGTTTATCGGACATGAAGCCTTGTTGCAGCAAAAAAATGATGGGCCTGCCCGTAAGCTGGTCGGCATTGAAGTACTGGAGCGCGGCATTCCCCGCCCCCATTATCCGATTTACGCCGAAGGCGTGCAGATTGGTGAAGTGACCACAGGCACCCAATCGCCTACATTGAAACGCAATCTGGGGCTGGCCTTGATCGACAGCAAATATGCTGCACTGGGTACCCCGCTGGAGATTGAGATTCGTGGCAAGAAACTAAAAGCCGAGGTCGTAAAGACCCCTTTTCATAAACGGACACGTGCGCCAAAGACACCTACTCAAGGAGCTGATCAAGCATGAGCAAGCATCGCTACATCCCCATGACCGAGCAGGATCAGAGTGCCATGTTGGCAACCATCGGCGTGGAAACAATTGAGGATCTGTTCCATGACATTCCACAGGAGATTCGCTATCAGGGTGAACTGCCTGTTTCCTCCAAACTCGATGAATATGCACTGACACGTCACATGTCGAAACAAGCGGCAGCGAATGCCAACTTCGAGACACACGCCAGTTTCCTGGGTGCGGGCATTTATGATCACCACGTTCCTTCCGTCATTAATCATGTCATCTCCCGTTCCGAGTTCTATACAGCCTATACACCTTATCAACCCGAGATCAGCCAAGGAGAATTGCAGGCGATTTTCGAGTTTCAATCCTACATCTGTGAGTTGACAGGCATGGCTGTAGCCAATGCCAGCATGTACGATGGTGCAACTGCATTTGCGGAAGCAGGTAATTTGGCCGCAGCGGCTACCCGCCGCAAACAACTGATTGTGTCACGTACCGTGCACCCTGAATCCCGTCAGGTATTGCAAGCTTATGCTCACGGCCTCAATCTGGAGATTGTTGAGATTGGATATCAAAATGGAGTAACAGACTGGGATGCCCTGCAAGCCGCTGTGTCCGATGACACTGCAGCCGTCATGATCCAGAGCCCGAACTTCTTCGGCGCCGTGGAAAATGTAAAACAGGCCGCAGACCTTGCGCATGCGCACAAAAGCCTGCTCGTGGTCAGCGCCAACCCGCTATCGCTGGGTCTGCTGGAAGCCCCAGGCAAGCTGGGTGCTGACATCGTTGTTGGAGATGCACAGCCCCTTGGTATCGCCGCTTCACTCGGCGGCCCAACATGCGGATACTTCGCTGTATCCCAGGCTCATATGCGCCGGATTCCTGGCCGAATTGTAGGCCAGACAACGGACCGCAACGGCAAGCGTGGTTTTGTACTCACGCTGCAAGCACGGGAACAGCATATCCGCCGTGAAAAGGCGACGTCCAACATCTGTTCCAATCAGGCTTTACTCGCTCTGAGCGCCTCTGTCTATATGTCTATTATGGGTAAACAAGGCATGATCGACGTCGCTGATCTGAATTTGCAAAAGAGCCGTTATGCCCTTAATACGCTTACCGCAATTCCAGGCGTCTCTCTTACGTTTACCGCACCAACTTTCAATGAGTTTGTTATTCAACTACCTGAAAGAACAAATGTGGATTCACTGCAACTGAAATTGCTCAATGCAGGTTTCATTGGTGGTTATGAGCTTGGACGTGATTATCCTGAGCTCGCCGGACATATGCTGATTGCGGTTACTGAACGGCGCAGCAAGGAAGAGATCGACGAATTCGCACATGTATTGGAGGGATCGCTGTGACTCAGGAAACAACAACAACAAAGACAACGACGACATCAGCACAAGGACAATCGGAAACGGTAACCTCTACCTCCACATCTGGCCAACCTGATACTGTCACAACAGTTACTGCTCAAGCCGCCTCTCAAGCACCCGAGCAATCGTTGATTTTTGAACTCAGCAGTCCGGGTCGGGTCGCTTACTCCTTGCCTGAATGCGACGTTCCCCGTCAAGCTGTAGATTCCCTGATTCCCCGGGAAATGCTTCGGTCGGAAGCAGCAGCACTACCCGAAGTTTTTGAAGTGGACGTCATTCGCCACTACACTGCCCTGTCCCGCCGTAATTTCGGGGTCGATAACGGATTCTATCCGCTGGGCTCTTGCACGATGAAATATAATCCGAAGATTAATGAGGATGTCGCCCGTTACAACGGGTTCGCCAAAATTCATCCATATCAGCATGAATCCAGCATTCAAGGTGCACTTGAACTGCTCTACACGTTGCAAAATGACCTTGCCGGACTAACCGGCATGGATGCCGTTACGCTGCAACCGGCCGCTGGTGCACATGGCGAATGGACCGGGCTCATGATGATCCGTGCCTACCACGAAGGTCGTGGTGAACAGCGCACGAAAGTTATCGTACCGGACTCTTCTCACGGGACCAACCCGGCAAGTGCAACCGTAGCAGGTTTTGAAACGGTAACGATTCCTTCCCGCGCAGATGGTCTGGTAGATCTGGATGCACTTCGCGCAGCTGTTGGTTCGGATACCGCAGCGCTGATGCTGACTAATCCAAACACACTTGGACTTTTTGAGAAAGACATTCAGGAGATTGCCTCCATTGTGCACCAGGCAGGTGGCTTGCTGTATTACGATGGAGCCAACTCCAATGCCATTATGGGCATCACCCGGCCTGGAGATATGGGCTTCGATGTTGTGCATCTCAATTTGCATAAAACAATGAGCACTCCGCACGGCGGGGGTGGACCTGGTGCCGGCCCGGTTGGCGTAAAGAGCCGCTTGATTCCGTTTCTGCCAAAACCGATGGTTATCAAAAATGATGAGGGCATATATGCATTGGATCGCGAAGGCGATCAATCCATTGGCCGGGTCAAAGCTTACTATGGTAACTTCGGTATTTTGGTCCGTGCCTATGCCTACATTCGTACTTATGGACCTGAAGGCTTACGCCGGGTATCTGAATGTGCGGTGCTCAACGCCAACTACATGATGGCCCGTCTCGCACCTTACTACGAAATTCCGTATCCAGGCGTGTGTAAACATGAATTTGTGATGTCTGGCCGAGGCTTAAAGCAGTATGGTGTACGCACGCTGGATGTTGCCAAACGATTGCTTGATTTTGGATATCACCCGCCAACCGTGTACTTCCCGCTGAACGTTGAGGAATGCATCATGATCGAACCAACGGAAACCGAAAGCAAAGAAACACTTGATGGATTCATTGATACGATGATTCGCATTGCCAAGGAAGCAGAGGAGACCCCAGAATTGGTACTCAATGCCCCTTATGGCACGCCGGTTACCCGTTTGGA contains these protein-coding regions:
- a CDS encoding cysteine-rich CWC family protein, yielding MSVEQDTKKVTPEVLICPLCGEPNGCSYAAGRPHSECWCNRAVFPEGVFDPIPAEQRRKSCICEACLDTYKKKTDQNKEPHS
- a CDS encoding BglG family transcription antiterminator, with product MSNITRRQREIVEFLLEHPHEVTAGDIAVAVKVSTRTVHRELQMIEQWLEPLGMRLEKKSGTGVRIDPGSDDLAVLRQQLELNEYVEFTPEERKLFMLCILLNESEPVKLLALASDLKVTVSTASNDLDDLEPRIHLAGLKLVRRRGYGVKINGSELAHRMAISALALEYLDESDLFGRQADQGVSKVSSKLLEMIGHEDVLTIENALWQPDIEWLENIPERQYMKLLIQLSVAVVRIRKGFGIGRCTQQDKKDVGMPLQDERKVPEYLASRLCGVLSAQLGLEFVSEEQAYFHRLLIEIEHSIHSSRLLPVDDLVLLDMVRSLTDRMQQKTHYSFHEDRLLREGLIAHMEPVLERMDERQLIRNPLLQQIRKDYESLFEDVKQAVREAWPNTDVPDEEIGFLVMHFGASIERLRVLKREIRAVVVCTSGIGSSRMLSSRLSKEIPEIRIVDSVSWYEAARIPKAEYDLVLSTVDLPMDKHQYYKVSPLLTAEESERLRHFIRTTTLQREHSPPTEADSRTTGRISDPVGLEATLIEIVQIIGKFQVFPLDNREIGFLETAYAMCSVLHQSGVLNNPKEIARLLEEREAVGSQKIPGTSLALFHTRSDGIHSPSITLFQLTEPLLRTPEDPTGVSHVLLMLGPRQLSKESLEVLSEISALLLQEEMITLLEKGNRDDLIHYLSQELAGFYRSKTEIGGI
- a CDS encoding PTS sugar transporter subunit IIA, which codes for MSVLTKDKVIMNATAQDKYEAIRMAGQILKDAGHITAEYIDKMLEREEIVSTYVGNGLAIPHGTKESKSFILSTGISVIQFPQGVDFGEEKAYMVIGIAAQGGEHMEILTSIAVICAEEENMEALRHAQTAEEVITILESEMEL
- a CDS encoding endonuclease MutS2; translated protein: MNEKTLTSLGYPQIQKNVAACALSYLGKRYARDMKPMVDAPLIQMRLEETAEAAALIRNGASVPIPSLDGMETIMDLLGTGYLFTERDFSHLAQFLRSCAQLMKYMEGKSEVAPTVSRYASSMIWMEALLSEIERCIHSGRIQDQASKELIRIRKKMTVNEERMKRKLDSLISKHRSIMQENVISQRGGRTVLPIKKEFRKHVKGSVLDESGSGQTVYIEPAELVGLQMELASLQAEESREEMKILGDLTSLAESYNREISLNTETVGILDFLFAKAKYAATMDGRTVRVNANGRVLLHHARHPFMGSSMVPLDFAIGQTYSSLIITGPNTGGKTVALKTLGLLTLMMQSGLLVPVAEDGEMAVYHEVAVDIGDGQSLEQALSTFSAHIRNMIGILEQANSSTLVLIDEMASGTDPGEGVGLSIAMLEELHSRGATVIATTHFGEIKHFAAGTPGFENARMEFDTVSLQPLYRLRIGEAGDSYAYSIALKLGMPQRIIERSKLISDQGVPQSVSSSFTPSVPNVNSSSTQINSTAEHEHLNKTKNKMKPVSPSVQTGTRKHSADRSESVEPTTPAKVFRKGDRVYAAYLNQSGIVCDVEDSRGNIGVMLRGRKVKIHKKRLTLHISADELYPGDYDLDIVLETKENRKKRKLMNRKHVEGLKIELPPEE
- a CDS encoding mannitol-1-phosphate 5-dehydrogenase, coding for MKALHFGAGNIGRGFIGLILSRAGYNVVFSDVNQELVKALEQRGEYKVELANEAKDLETVTGVSAIDGTNLDTVAQNVAEAELITTAVGVNILKHIAPGIAKGLTSRLGTGDVFQPLHIIACENAIGASTQLKEHVYGLLDERTRLLADQYVYFPDSAVDRIVPIQHHEDPLHVQVEPFYEWVVDRSQMAPAFKPVEGVMYVDDLEPYIERKLFTVNTGHCIAAYIGYVNGFDTIQKAIADEKVKSIVYGALQETGAVLVKRFGFNADDHQLYIAKILERFVNPHLTDEVTRVGRSPLRKLSPNDRLVRPALQAYEYGTETTHLAMGMAAACKFDISEDPEAVELQTTIKQKGIEAALSQYTSMDESHPVLKQAVAHYQQMQK